One Exiguobacterium sp. BMC-KP genomic window, AATCATCGATAGTGATGTATGTGGATTCAAGACGACCCCCGCCTTCGCACCTGCCGCTTTGATTTGTTGCAAGACACGATGGACATGATTCGTCGCTTCGACATGGAACGTCACGATGTCGGCTCCTGCCTTGACGAAATCTTCGACGAATCGTTCGGGTTGATCAATCATCAAATGGACATCAAGAACCATATCTGTCTTTTGACGTAGGCTGCTTAACACAGGTAAACCGAATGAGATGTTCGGGACGAACTGACCATCCATGACGTCGAAATGAATGTAGTCTGCTCCTGCCGCCTCAACCGCTTTGACATCACGCTCGAGATTCGCAAAATCTGCTGATAAGATCGATGGTGCAATTTTAATCATCTTCAATACCTCCGGGCTCGATACTTGATTTCGTCTATAAACATACCATAATTTTCATAGCGGGAGGACATGATTTCTTGTGCCTCGACCGCCTCCTTGACGGCACAACCGGGTTCATTCAAATGCAAACATCCCCGGTATTTACAATCGTCTTGCACAGCCACGAATTCAGGAAAACTCCATCGCACATCCTCTATTTCCATTTCATAAGGAAAGTCTAAATTCGAGAACCCTGGCGTATCGGCAATCAATCCTTCCGCAAGCGGCATCAACGTAACGTGACGGGTTGTATGACGCCCACGTCCAAGTGATTTCGAGATGGCACTCGTTTCTAGATCAAGAGATGGTTCGAGTGCGTTCAACAGCGAGCTTTTTCCGACACCTGATTGTCCGGCAAGAACACTTGTTTTGCCTGCAAGTAATGGTCTGACTTGCTCGACACCTGTCAACGTCTCACTCGATGTCTCGATGACCGTATAGCCAATCTTCCGATAAGCAACAATCGCGTCTCGGACAGCCGGTCCCTTGACATCATCGAGCAGATCCATCTTCGTTAACAAGATGACGGGTTGAATTTCCTTCGCTTCGATCAATACGAGAAACCGATCAAGCAGATGGGCTGAAAAGTCAGGTTCTGCTGCTGAGACGACAAGCAATGCTTGATCGATATTCGCGACAGGAGGACGTACTAAAAAATTGTCACGCTCCTTCACTTCAAGAATATACCCGGTCTCACTCTCGATATGAAGGACGACTTCGTCTCCAACTACCGGACTGATACCACGTTTCCGGAAGTTTCCTCTTGCTCGTGAACGGACTTCCCCTTCTGGCGTCATAACGTCATAAAAGCCGCCCTGCAACCGTATGATCGTTCCTTCTCGATTTTCTTCGATGCGCTGTTCCGTCATCCTATGCACTCCTTTTTCATCACATTCATTGTGCGTCTTTTGCTTGATTGTACGTGATGGTTTTTGAACGATACACCGTATCGTCTTTATAGATCGTAATTTTTCCTTCTTCTCCCGGATCAATTGTCACCGGCACGTCGAACGTCTCATCTTGATCAATGGATTCCTCGATGACAGTCCGTTTCCCTTTCGCATCTTCCGTCTCGATGCGGATAACTTGTTTAGGCGGCGTATCTTCGTCCTCTTCAGATACTGCATCGTACACGACTTTTTCTGGGAACGTTGCTGTTACTGTTTTTTCTTCCTCCCCTTTAGAGATGAAGACGGTCACTGAGTCGTTTGGTTCGACTTGGGCACCTGCTTGCGGAAACTGACGAATGACTTGGTCGAGCTTCACGTCACTCGAAAATTCTTGTTCGAACGTTCCGTCTAACCCAACTTTATCCAAGTAAGCTTTTGCCTCATCACTCGATAAGTTTGTCAAATCTTTCAATTCGAAAGAGGATGTCCCCTCAGATACAGTAATCGTAATCGTTTGTTCTTTAGCGATCACTTCCGTTCCAGCGGAAATCGACTGCCGGATGACATTTCCTCGATCTATCTCATCCGACTTCTCTCGCTCGACTTCGACTTTTGCGAATCCAGCTTCTTTTAACGTTGCAATCGCTTCTTTTTCAGCCTCATCTGTTACATCTGGCACTTCGACTGGCTCACTTCCCGTAGAGACGACTAAATTAACTGTCGACCCTTTTTTCACCTGTGCTTTTTCACGAGGTGTCTGACTGATGACGTCACCCTCATCGACCGTATCGCTACTTCGTTCTGTCGTTTCAACGACGAACCCGAGTTTCTCTAACTTCGTTTCCGCTTCGTCTCCATCCATTTTGACGACAGATGGTACGGTGACGCTTGGATCTGGCCACATCGCAAACGTCGTAGCTGCTCCACCAAGTAACAAAAGCAATAAGAGAACGATCCACCAGCGTTTTTTCTTTTTCTTCTCCGATGATTTCGGTTGAACTGTAGTGACAGAAGGTGATTCCGGTTCCGATTTTGACTCTTCTGGCGCTTGTACTGGTGCCAAGACCATCGTCTTTTCCATCTCATCCTCTTCTGCACCACGGATGCCTTCATTTGCTCGTTCATCAGACAATGCCGTTACCATATCTGTTTTAAAAGCTGCAACGGACTGTTGTCGATCATGAGGTGCTTTTGAGAGCGCCTGCATGATACAGTTTTCAAGTGCTTGCGGCACTCTTGGATTCAAGACAGATGGACGGCGCGGCGTATCTTGGAGGTGCTTCAGCGCAATCGCGACCGGTGAGTCTCCTTCAAATGGTACTTGCCCTGTGACAAGTTCGTATAAGACAGCACCGAGGGAATAGATATCTGATTTCTCATCCGCAAATTTACCTTTAGCTTGTTCTGGTGAAAAATAGTGAACGGACCCAAGGACAGACATCGTATGCGTCAGCGTCGCATTCGACATCGCTACGGCGATTCCAAAATCCGTTACTTTGACGGTACCGTCTTCTCGGATCAACATGTTTTGCGGTTTAATATCGCGATGGATGATCCGGTGTGCATGAGCGTGATCGATCGCATCACAAATTTGAGCGATGATATCGACTGCTTGTGGCACAGGTAATGCTTGATTTTCACAAAATGTCTTTAATGTCATACCATCGATATATTCCATGACGATGTAATAGATGGCATCTTCTTCGCCTACATCATAGACGGCAACGATGTTTGGATGATTCAAGCTGGTAGCAGCATGTGCTTCACGTTCGAATCGACGGATGAACTGTTCGTCATGCGAGAATTCAGTCCGTAAAATCTTAATGGCAACATGACGCTTTAAAATCTCATCATAGGCTTGATAGACATTTGCCATCCCGCCACTTCCAACTAGCCGTTCTATGCGGTAGCGGTCATTTAATCGATCTCCGTATCGCATATTCAGACCCTCTTTCTTTCTTTGAACCGGATGGCGGCAATCGTAATATTATCTGCGCCTCCTCGAGCATTCGCTTCTTTCACCAATCGTCCGACAATTTCTTCAAGCGGTTCATCTTGTAAGATGATTTGCTCGATAACATCGTCCGGTACTTCATCGGTTAATCCGTCACTACAGACGAGGACGAGATCATAATCTGGAGCATCTCTAACTTGGATGTCAACTTCAACCGTTTCGTTCGAGCCAACCGATCGTGTGATGACATTCTTGCGTGGATGGTTTTCGACTTCCTCATCAGAAAGTTCTCCCATTTGCCGTAACATATTGACGTATGAATGATCATCCGTCAATTGCTTCAACGTCGTTCCTTCAAGAGCATACACTCTACTATCACCGACATGACCAATGACAAGCAACTCCTCGACCCAGCATACACAGGCAATGGTCGTTCCGACGATTGCGAGCTGCTCGTCTTTTGAAAACTGAAGAATGCGATCATTCGCCTCAGCTACGCGTTGTTCAATCCATTCTGATAGTTCCATAGGACGGTCGGGCATACGCGAAAAAGATGTCTCGAACACCTCGCGAACGATGGCACTCGCAATATCACCAGCAGCGTGACCACCCATACCATCTGCAACAACGGCAAGTCCACGCTCTATATCCCCGACGAGTAACACTGTATCTTCGTTTTTTGTCCTGACTTTTCCAGTAGTCGACAGATGAGCTAACTCCATGACAGTCCTCCGTTCGTATCAATCTTCTCGTTTT contains:
- a CDS encoding Stp1/IreP family PP2C-type Ser/Thr phosphatase, whose protein sequence is MELAHLSTTGKVRTKNEDTVLLVGDIERGLAVVADGMGGHAAGDIASAIVREVFETSFSRMPDRPMELSEWIEQRVAEANDRILQFSKDEQLAIVGTTIACVCWVEELLVIGHVGDSRVYALEGTTLKQLTDDHSYVNMLRQMGELSDEEVENHPRKNVITRSVGSNETVEVDIQVRDAPDYDLVLVCSDGLTDEVPDDVIEQIILQDEPLEEIVGRLVKEANARGGADNITIAAIRFKERKRV
- the pknB gene encoding Stk1 family PASTA domain-containing Ser/Thr kinase, translated to MRYGDRLNDRYRIERLVGSGGMANVYQAYDEILKRHVAIKILRTEFSHDEQFIRRFEREAHAATSLNHPNIVAVYDVGEEDAIYYIVMEYIDGMTLKTFCENQALPVPQAVDIIAQICDAIDHAHAHRIIHRDIKPQNMLIREDGTVKVTDFGIAVAMSNATLTHTMSVLGSVHYFSPEQAKGKFADEKSDIYSLGAVLYELVTGQVPFEGDSPVAIALKHLQDTPRRPSVLNPRVPQALENCIMQALSKAPHDRQQSVAAFKTDMVTALSDERANEGIRGAEEDEMEKTMVLAPVQAPEESKSEPESPSVTTVQPKSSEKKKKKRWWIVLLLLLLLGGAATTFAMWPDPSVTVPSVVKMDGDEAETKLEKLGFVVETTERSSDTVDEGDVISQTPREKAQVKKGSTVNLVVSTGSEPVEVPDVTDEAEKEAIATLKEAGFAKVEVEREKSDEIDRGNVIRQSISAGTEVIAKEQTITITVSEGTSSFELKDLTNLSSDEAKAYLDKVGLDGTFEQEFSSDVKLDQVIRQFPQAGAQVEPNDSVTVFISKGEEEKTVTATFPEKVVYDAVSEEDEDTPPKQVIRIETEDAKGKRTVIEESIDQDETFDVPVTIDPGEEGKITIYKDDTVYRSKTITYNQAKDAQ
- the rpe gene encoding ribulose-phosphate 3-epimerase encodes the protein MIKIAPSILSADFANLERDVKAVEAAGADYIHFDVMDGQFVPNISFGLPVLSSLRQKTDMVLDVHLMIDQPERFVEDFVKAGADIVTFHVEATNHVHRVLQQIKAAGAKAGVVLNPHTSLSMIEHILQDVDMVLLMTVNPGFGGQAFIESVMPKLATLAQMKADRGLTFEIEIDGGVNPETAKLCIDNGANVLVAGSAIYNASDYAEAITSIRQGAAV
- the rsgA gene encoding ribosome small subunit-dependent GTPase A gives rise to the protein MTEQRIEENREGTIIRLQGGFYDVMTPEGEVRSRARGNFRKRGISPVVGDEVVLHIESETGYILEVKERDNFLVRPPVANIDQALLVVSAAEPDFSAHLLDRFLVLIEAKEIQPVILLTKMDLLDDVKGPAVRDAIVAYRKIGYTVIETSSETLTGVEQVRPLLAGKTSVLAGQSGVGKSSLLNALEPSLDLETSAISKSLGRGRHTTRHVTLMPLAEGLIADTPGFSNLDFPYEMEIEDVRWSFPEFVAVQDDCKYRGCLHLNEPGCAVKEAVEAQEIMSSRYENYGMFIDEIKYRARRY